A stretch of the Vibrio rumoiensis genome encodes the following:
- a CDS encoding adenine nucleotide alpha hydrolase family protein — protein sequence MQQTLNFDLSEHPLPVLLRGDKWDSVWSELTDNEDLNFVDASRGTSLSSLITSSVEAIHTALIDGWTMMIGYSSGKDSETVLHLFLMALIRAVRSGATISQHHFILHTDTLIESPEVRWLADQKLAELERFIAKENLPLTIVLAKPGISQSWTGRILTGRGLPTFSNSTARQCSQDLKITSAKRAKAAYMRELPKEVRQKVCLLLGSRDAESTIRAANIAKQRGSSDRVIKTKDGGELYVVKNWLASDVWEFLLSAGMDSKYPLPSYLESNVTTAELYKAATGECVWSATEKKASDACGARFGCWACQAVGLDKSMETLLTTDPERHGYMSGLNRIQRYLAKRRYAWEDRHPVGRTIYEGGYIKIQPDVYSPVFLERLLHVCCSMDYMEQKRADELAYKLATGQAEDNDWNRRMAEPQFRIISEEALVHIDFMWAFHHFNDKPFHALEIYHRVWSMGDLDLLEDEPQCETVPQSPIPKPLWLKVGRWGDGSLSDGLADPLAEMVYFDGGDDPLATKVINTSDGKRRVVCFAEDDEVKVDPDSAAFIIWNEYPRLRESVLKGHYTPGSAAQFYLRFGAIQLAKGKGALYHRMMQRGQTYHQMGLTGLQTMEGIQQRKDVKVLSDAKYKDLVMRKIKGRLATVRWWVNLHLTFKYHLHHRTPTGLFIEKQLNQEVMEEQKRHQARWFNYVTDAMLCYSSAFCMSVMEGREGSGNANIRRYMIATRRKAYTALCELLNNTDAPWVSDVLQGALGQYESIQAALTEGSALTIYLDWINLLSKRHPASLERHVRTMIKAVQRKHRRNGTELQRGQQGLSLAA from the coding sequence ATGCAACAAACATTAAACTTTGATCTATCAGAACACCCCCTCCCTGTGCTTTTGCGTGGGGATAAGTGGGATTCTGTTTGGTCAGAACTGACTGATAACGAGGATTTGAACTTCGTTGATGCCAGTAGAGGAACCAGTCTGTCATCGTTGATCACGTCATCGGTTGAGGCCATTCACACGGCCTTAATTGATGGATGGACCATGATGATCGGCTATTCCAGTGGTAAAGATTCTGAAACGGTCTTGCATCTGTTCCTGATGGCCCTGATCCGGGCTGTCAGGAGTGGGGCGACCATCAGCCAACACCACTTCATCTTGCACACTGACACACTGATCGAAAGCCCTGAGGTAAGGTGGCTGGCGGATCAGAAACTGGCCGAGCTGGAGCGTTTCATTGCGAAGGAAAACCTTCCTCTGACCATCGTTCTAGCAAAGCCTGGGATCTCGCAGAGTTGGACGGGCCGAATCCTTACTGGGAGGGGGTTGCCTACGTTTTCCAACTCCACGGCCCGCCAGTGTAGCCAGGATTTAAAAATCACCTCGGCCAAAAGAGCGAAGGCAGCTTATATGCGAGAGCTTCCCAAAGAGGTTCGGCAGAAAGTCTGCCTTTTGCTGGGCAGTCGTGATGCTGAAAGCACTATTCGTGCAGCCAACATTGCAAAACAGCGAGGAAGCTCAGATCGCGTCATTAAGACGAAGGATGGGGGTGAGCTGTATGTAGTGAAAAACTGGTTGGCGAGTGATGTATGGGAGTTCTTGTTATCCGCTGGCATGGACTCAAAATATCCTCTGCCAAGTTACTTGGAGAGCAATGTCACTACGGCAGAGCTCTACAAGGCGGCAACAGGAGAGTGCGTGTGGTCGGCAACAGAGAAAAAGGCCAGTGACGCCTGTGGCGCTCGCTTCGGTTGCTGGGCTTGCCAGGCTGTTGGGTTGGATAAGTCAATGGAGACATTGCTTACCACGGACCCTGAAAGGCATGGCTACATGTCAGGGCTGAACCGCATCCAGCGCTACTTGGCTAAGCGCCGGTACGCATGGGAAGACCGCCATCCCGTAGGTCGAACGATTTACGAGGGTGGATACATCAAAATACAGCCTGACGTTTACAGTCCTGTTTTCCTTGAGCGATTGCTTCATGTCTGTTGCAGTATGGACTACATGGAGCAAAAGAGAGCTGATGAGCTGGCTTACAAGCTGGCTACTGGACAAGCAGAGGATAACGACTGGAACCGTCGAATGGCAGAGCCACAATTCCGGATCATATCGGAAGAGGCTTTAGTCCATATCGACTTCATGTGGGCCTTCCATCATTTCAATGATAAGCCTTTCCATGCTCTGGAGATTTACCACAGGGTTTGGTCGATGGGTGATCTGGACTTGCTGGAAGATGAGCCGCAGTGTGAAACCGTTCCTCAGTCACCAATTCCGAAGCCATTGTGGTTGAAGGTTGGACGATGGGGCGATGGTTCGCTTTCTGATGGCTTGGCCGATCCGTTAGCGGAAATGGTTTACTTTGACGGCGGGGATGACCCGTTGGCAACGAAAGTAATCAATACCTCAGACGGAAAGAGAAGGGTGGTTTGTTTCGCAGAAGATGATGAGGTGAAAGTCGATCCCGACTCCGCTGCGTTCATCATCTGGAACGAATACCCGCGACTAAGAGAGTCTGTGCTAAAGGGACATTATACGCCTGGCAGCGCTGCTCAGTTTTACCTTAGGTTTGGAGCAATCCAGCTTGCGAAAGGAAAAGGCGCTTTGTATCACCGCATGATGCAAAGAGGCCAAACCTACCACCAGATGGGCCTTACTGGGCTCCAGACGATGGAAGGAATCCAACAACGTAAGGATGTCAAAGTGCTTAGCGATGCCAAGTACAAAGATTTGGTTATGCGAAAAATCAAAGGAAGACTGGCAACTGTACGCTGGTGGGTAAACTTGCACTTAACGTTCAAGTACCACCTGCACCACCGGACTCCGACAGGTTTGTTCATCGAGAAGCAGCTCAACCAGGAAGTAATGGAAGAACAGAAGCGGCATCAAGCACGATGGTTTAACTACGTGACCGATGCAATGCTATGTTACTCCAGTGCATTCTGTATGAGCGTCATGGAAGGGCGAGAAGGAAGCGGAAACGCTAACATCCGCCGCTACATGATAGCGACCAGAAGAAAGGCTTATACGGCGCTCTGTGAGCTCCTAAACAATACTGATGCACCTTGGGTGTCTGATGTGTTGCAGGGGGCATTGGGGCAGTATGAGTCGATACAGGCAGCTTTAACCGAAGGTTCAGCGCTGACTATTTATCTGGATTGGATCAACCTACTGTCAAAACGTCACCCAGCCTCTTTGGAACGACATGTCAGAACGATGATCAAGGCGGTTCAACGCAAACATCGTCGTAACGGCACAGAGTTGCAAAGAGGACAACAAGGCTTGTCCTTGGCCGCATAA